TTATTCTAACATCTTTTTCTCTTTTTTACAAGAAAAAGCAGTTACTCCAAAAGAATAACTGCCTTCTAGCATCCATTTTCTATTGTCGCTATGCTTCTCTATCCTAAAGTGATGAGAGGAAACGTAATACCTTTTTCCATTTTGGCTCATTGCGAAGTGCCTCTGCAATGGCTGGGTCTTCTTTCTTTGGAATGGATTCCTCCACAAAATAATAATCCGAAACATCTTCTCTTCCGTTCACCATCTTGCAAAGTTCCTTTAGAATCGCCATGGTTGTAATCATCATCTGTTTCACGTCAATTGCAACCATATCTCCGCTTTTTTCACGCTCTGCGTCATGGTCTTCTAGGTAGATACACTGATCTGCAAGGGTGCGCACTTCGTTCAGGCGGTTCCGCTGCTCGTTTCCCACTGCACTGAAAAAGAAGCTGACCGACCTGTTATGTTCATCCTCATCCCCATAACAAAGATAAGATTCTATTGAATCCTCTTGTTCCATTCCAACTTTATAAAATTGATTGTAAACATGACAGATATCCTCTGCTATTTTTCGAAGTGTTTTCGCACACTCAATCGGCTGCTCCCAATATTGCGCTTCCGCACACTCTAAAAGCTCGTTGATTTCATTGTATTTTCTTTGCAGGAAGGAATCCTCGTTTACGCATTCCTTAAAAAATTCAAAATTTATGGACATCTCATTTCCCCAGATTCTTTTTCAAAATTTATGCGCCATCATGTTCCATGATTCGACTTAATCTTTATTATAACACATTTTTCACCATTCGCCAATTGTTCTAAAAATGGCAGTAGAATCCTCTCTTTCTAGGAATCTGTGGATTTCATTCGTTATTGTACTTCCTATTTGTTTCATTGTAAGGTATATTAAGCGTATAAGCAATCCCATCTTTGCAGACAATGAATCAGGAGGAAAAACAGATGAATCCAGTATTTACCATTGAACAATTGCGTCCGGTTCGGGATGGCATGACCATTTCCAGAGATTCTAAGCTTGGAGAACAAAACAAAGTCACCTTTTTTTCCATGGGAAAAGATACTTCCATCAGCCAGGAAAGTTATGACCGCATGACGATGTACCTTGGTGCATCCGGAGTTGGAACTTTTTTGCTTAAGGAAGAGGCTGATAAGGTCCTTATGAAACCCGGCACCGCCCTCATCGTTCCTTCCAAAACATTGTGTGGAATGGAAACAGAAGATGGATTGGTGTACACAGAACTTATTTTTGAAAAGGAGACAAGTTTGAAACAAACAAGTAGAGGACAGCCTAAAAATAAAGAGCATAGCAAATAAACCGCCTAAGCAGTCGGTTTTAAAAATTGAATATATACACAACACCTAATCAGGTAACAGGAACAACATCATCTTTGATAATGTAGCCTCGCTGCTTCATTAAATTAAGTGCCTGTGAAGTAGTCAATACTTTGGATTTATTCACAGGTCGCGATTCAAGAAAACCTTCAGGCGTATATGGTTTTAGATCTGTGAGTATGTGCCAGATAGCGGTCAGGATCATACGACAGATGGCAATGATAGCTTTCTTGTGACCACGACGTGCTTTTATACGTCGATAACGGTTTGTAAATTCTGGGTGTTTCTTGGATTTGATTAAAGCATTTGCAACTTGCACCAAAACTGGTTTAAAATAAGAACCAGCACGGGAAATCCTAGTGGATTTGATTTTATGATTGCTTTGATCATTACGGGGACAACATCCAGCCCATGATATGAGGTTTTTAGCTGTGGGGAAGACAGACATATCACCTCCGATTTCAGAAAGCACCTGAATAGCAGTCATTGGGGTCTTATCGAATCCAGGTACGGTTCGTATAAGATTGAGAATGCTTTCATACTTATCACTGAGACGAAAGATTTCCCGTTCTATTTCTACTTTGTGCATTTCTAATTCATCAATGTGATTTAAACATTGTCTGAGCTTTACAGCTTGTTGTTTGGATATGGCACCATCAACAGCAGCTTGTATTTCTTCGGTAGGAGTCTTACATCTGCTATCCACAAAAGGTGACACATCAAATGTTTCCCCAGGGTGTTGTAAAATCTGTTCCGTAATGGAACGGGAGGATTTACCAAATATATCAGAAAAGACATCATCCAGTTTTAAGTTAGAAACAGTAAGACAGTTATGAGCACGATTCTTCTCACCGGTGATCATACAAGTGAGTTTGAAACGGTATCTTACTAAATCTCTTAATTCACGGATGTCAGCCGGTGGAATAAAGGAAGGTTTTACCATTCCACACATATATAGGTCACAAATCCATTTAGCATCCTTGCGGTCAGTCTTGTTGCCTTTTTGCGGTTTGGTATATTTGGGGTGGGAAAGAGTAACCCAGATGTTATTCTTCTCCAGAACATTAAAAACAGGGATCCAGTACTTACCGGTAGATTCCATGCAGACATCCGTACAGTTGTATTTGGAAAGCCAGTCACACAGCTCCTGCAGACCTTTGGTAAAGGAAGAAAAGCGGGCTTCTTTATACTCGGTACGTTTCAGGGAATCAGTTATGCCGATACAGGCATAGATCCAGGTTTTGTGGACGTCAAGACCACAACAGTTATTTTTGAGAATTTTAAACGACAATAAAAGTACCTCCTGATGATTTAGCGTTATAAAACTGACAGTGACTGGTCATCCGGCAAAATCGAGTCGACTTTGGAAGAGATAAGTTTACGGGCTACGTTATGCGCCAATCATTGATGCCTTAACGGATGACCGACAACAAATAATTATACGAGGTCGCCGCTATACAGCCCCGCCACTCACCTCCACGTGTTCTGTAGTGTGTCAGTCTTATAGGTAAATAATATCAGAAGGAATATAAATTAGAAAAGCGGAAGTTAGCCAAAGTGTTTCATGACGCATTGGTGCCTTTCGCAGAAAGGCGGATTATAATTATGAACCAGAACATAAAAACAAACGAAGTATTTGCATTAAAAGATTTCATTTCTTATGAAGAAGGCAGCATCGCAAACATGGATGTCGTAAGCAATAACACCATGAAATATGTGCTAATGGCATTTGATGAGGGAACCGGTCTTACCCCACACCGTGCTCCTGGAAACGCAATCGTATTCGCTTTGGAAGGAAAGGCAACCATCGAATACGAAGGAAAAGACTACGAATTAAGTGAAGGAGAATGTTTCCGCTTTGAGAAAAATGGTCTTCACAGCGTAACTGCAAACGGAAAATTCAAGATGGCATTATTGTTGGTATTAGAATAAGAAAAATTGCAGATGCACAAAAAAAGCTTCCTAACGGAAGCTTTTTTTCTTTGTAATCGTATAAGCAATCATCATTGCAATTCCTGTTATCACCCAGGAAATCGGATAGATAATCATAAGTACCCAGAATTCATGCACCCTATGGCACATGGTTGCAATCCAGATTAACCGAAGAACACAGGAACCTAAAAACGTAATGATTGCCGGAAGAAGAGAATGACCCAATCCTCGCATCGCTCCTGCACTCACTTCATAGACTGCCGTCAGCAATTCCAGGGTCGTTGCAATCAAAAGTCTTTGGTTTGCATAAACTAACACCCTGGAATCCGTCGAATATAAGCGTAAGAAAAATCCACGGTTTAACACAAAGATACTCGATAAAAATCCACAGGATACCATCGCAAAAAGCATGGAAATACGAAAAATTTTCTTACATCTGTCCTGCTCCCCTGCTCCGTAATTCTGGCTGGTAAAGGTTACCGTCGCCTGTGCAAACGCATTTACCATAAAATAAGAGAAAAATTCATAGTTGAGCGCAGCCGCAGAACCGGCAACCGCCTCTGAACCGAAACTGTTGATGGCACTTTGAATACAAACGTTTGCGATAGAAAACATCATTCCCTGTAATCCTGCTGGAATCCCAATTGTTAAAATTTTCTTAAACTCTTTGACATTGATGGCAAGCTTTTTCCATTCCAACCGGATTGGCTCCTGCTCATGAAGCAGAACATATAAAATGATGCCGGAACTTACTATATTTGAAATTACCGTCGCAATTGCAACACCAGATACCCCCAAATGAAATACGATGACCAAAATCAGGTTTAACACCGTATTAACAACCCCGGCAACAATCAAACTGTAAAGTGGACGTCTGCTGTCCCCGGTACTTCTAAGAATCGAAGAGCCAAAATCATATAACATCATGAAAGGCATGCCAATCAGATAGATTCTAAGATATAGTACTGCCAAATCAATGACATCCTCCGGTGTTCCCATCAAAAGCAGTACCGGTCTTGCAATGAACTGCCCCAATACCATGACGAAGAAACCACTGAGCAATGCAACTACAATTGCCGTATGTATCGCAGCCTGAATATTCTGTTCGGCCTTTTGTCCGATGTAGTGTGCAATTACAACATTTGACCCAAGTGAAATTCCAATAAAAAGATTAATCAAAAGCGAGATGAAAGAGCTGTTGCTCCCAACCGCAGCCAATGCCTGGCTACTTGCAAACCGTCCCACCACCGCAGTGTCCACGGAATTAAACAACTGCTGTAAGATACTGCTCGCAGCGAGCGGCAACGCAAAAATCAAAATTTTATTCCACAATGGTCCCTGCGTCATATCCATTGATTTTTTTCCTATTGTACTCATAAAAAACCTCTTTTATTTCTCATTTTTCTGCCTTTTTCCACTAAAACTCAAACCGGCAAAAAGCAGGGTCGGGAACACGATTCCCGCCAAAATTCCCGCACGAAGGTTATTGTTCCATGCACTCGAGACAAATCCTACCAAAGTTGGTCCACCGGAGCATCCTAAATCTCCCGCAAGGGCAAGCATGGCAAAAAGTACTGTTCCGCCTCTTCTTAAAGATGCGGACGCCTTGCTAAAGGTTCCTGGCCACAAAATACCAACGGAGAATCCGCATATGCCACAACAAATCAGTTCTACCATTGGAAACGGTACCAATGCGATACCTAAGTAGGACAGGATGCAAAGAAAACTGCTCGCTTTCATAAAACGATCCAAATCTAACTTTTCTCCGTATTTTCCATAAAGGAGTCTGGAAAGCCCCATTAAAATGGAAAGGGACATTGGTCCTACAAGGTCGCCGACTGTCTTGGTGATTCCAAGTCCTTCCTCCGCAAACGTGGATGCCCACTGGCTTACGGACTGCTCTGCTGCACCGGCACAAAGCATCATCACCATCAAAAACCAGAATGTCTTTTCTTTCACAAGCTCGACAAAGCTCATGCCACACTCTCCCTCTTCCTGCAAACTGTATATTGGCACTTTTGTAAAAAGAATCAGATTTCCAATTGGAATGAGCAGCCAAAATAATGTCAAAATCTTCCAGTTTCCGGTTCCAAACAAGGAAAAGAAAATGGTAGAGAGCAACACAACACCCGTGCATCCCCAGCAATAAAAAGAATGTAACAAACTCATCGCACTCTCCTTATTATCGGTCGGGCATGCTTCAATAATCGGGCTGACCAGCACCTCTAACAAACCGCCGCCAATCGCATAAACAGATACAGACAACAGAATTCCAACAAAAGAATTCTCAAAAACTTCCGGCAAAACCGTAAGCAATCCAAGCCCCAGTGCTGCGAATATATGCGCCAGAATCACTGACGCCCGATATCCAATTTTATCAATAAAACCGGCTGACAACATATCAACCAACAGTTGGATTACAAAATTAATCGTAATCAAAAGTGTAATCTCCGACAGCGGTATGCCATAACTTTTTTGAAAGGTGACAAACAAAAGCGGGACAAAACTGTTCACAATTGCCTGCACTACATAGCCCATAAAACAGGCGTATGTCGTTGCCTTATAACTTAATTTCATCTCATTAACCATGCCTTTCCGTACTCGCCAAAACTTCTTATTTATTTTGCAGCGTTTCATAAATTGCTTCCGTCTGCACATCATCATATCCGCTCATATAATAATCGGTTCCATCCGCCTGAAAATAGAGGAATTCACTGTTTTGCGGATTTAAAAACACCTGGCATTTTCCAACATTGCGAATATAGTAAGTCCCTTTTTCCAGATTGTCCATGCCCGTTCCCTCGGACTTGCTCCACTTCGGAAGTTCGGTAATCATCTTAAGATTCTCAATGTCGTCCGTGTCAATCTGATACTCTGTCCGAAGATGTACCGCACGGAGCGTGTCGTCTTTTATATCCAGATGAATCGGTGTAAATTCCTCTGATATCAGCCAGATACAAAGAACTGGAAGTGCGAGTAAGACGATGGTCGTAAAGATACTCGTCACCTTTCCAATCGGCGTTGCCATATTTAACGTAGTGCCAATTCCTACCTTTTTATTCACCACTGTCCGTTTATCCCCCGGATTGTAATAAAACATTCCGAAAATCCAATTGTCATCCTCATCGGTCACGGACGTCATATCATGCTTCGCCTCATAGTGCTTTTCGATATGTTGTAAGCTTCTTATCAGAAGAATTGCAAGCACCAGAATTATAACCGCATAGAGTATAGCACCAAATATCAGAATTGTCACTGCATTTTCCGTGAAAAATGATGCAAGTACAATTGTAATTGTAAAGCCGGTATTTCCCCAGACACAAATCAGCCAAAAATTCTTCCACACATTCTTTTTTGCTCTGGCATAATTCACATTCACATCACTGTCACTGCTTATGACTTCAGCTGGCTGCCGGTCCATCACAACGGCACAAATCCAGAAAATGATGCTGCAGGCTGCAATTTCAAGTGCCGCAATACTGACGCCTTTTTCCGGAATCATAGCTGTCGAATACCAGTATTGATATAGATAGGGGAAAATGCCATCCAAACCAACCGCCACAAAGCCAAGGAGTGTTGGCAGGAAAAATGGGAAAAAGCTTACTCTTCGTATTCCACCCGCAGCTTTTAGCTCTACATATTTTTCCATGCTTGCCTCTTCATAGACATTGTGCTCTTTTTTCCACTCTTTTAACTTCTTATTTCCTTTTGCAAATGGTACATACATGATGACAATAGATGCAAACAGCCATATCATCCAGATTGTCGTCTGAATGGAAAAATGTCTGGTCAAAAGACTCGTAAATGGAACCAGCATAAGAATCCAAAAATCCCGTTTCATCTCCTTTTTAAAATCAGAAATCACCTGTTGTACTTCTTTTGTCTCCTTCCATTCCGGTTTCATTGTAACTGCAAACAAAGAATCTTTCTCCGTCTTGTAAGTCCACTTTATTACAAAGTAGAACAATATTAAGATTGGATACATGGTCACAAAATATATTAGATTTATCATAAAAATACCGTTCCTTTCTATCGTCCGTATAAGAATGAGAGTTCACACCTTTATTCTCCAAATATTTTTTCACACTCTGTGAAAAAATCCTCCTTGGTCATACCACAGACCTTTGCCTCCGATACAATCTGCTGCAAAAGTTCCCTCGACTTCTCGCTTAGCTGCTTACTTTGCGGGAATTCTAACCGCACACGTGCGCCATTCCGCCTGTCCGCATAGATATAACCTTCCTGTTTTAAGAGCGCATACGCTTTATTTACAGTCATGGAATTGATTCCGATTTCTTCCGCTAATGCCCGGACAGTCGGAAGCTGCTCCCCCGGTGAAAGCCTTCCATCGGAAATTCCAAGCACAATCTGGTTGCGAAGCTGCTGATAAATGGGGATTTCCGACATCTCATTGATTGAAAGAATCATGTTTACTTTCTCCTTCCTACTTTTGATTATGTATTATTTGTATTATTAATTATAATACAAATAATACATAATGCAAGTAAAAAAATCCGCATTACATCTTGTAACACGAATTTCTTTTTTATAACGCAATCATCCTAAAATATTGTGGGGCATTTTATTCATCATTGCTATATTTTTTGCATCCAGATTTTTTTATGAAAAAGAAAATAGGAAAGAAACAGTCTTACTCCCTCTTCCAGGGAAAGGATAAAATACACCGCTGGAATCGGTAATTTCAGGACAAAAGCAGAGATAAGACCAAGCGGTACACCAAATCCCCAGGTTCCGATCAAATCAATTCCCAACACATAATTGGTTTTTCCACCACTTCGTAAAATTCCACCGCCTAAAATCATATTCTGCACCTTAATCGGGCATACAATTGCAAACACAATCAGAAGCTGATAGCAAATCTGACGTACTTCGGGTTCGACATTATAAATATTGGTGTACTGCTTTCCCGCCAAAAGCAATACAACCGACAGTACCACAGATGCCAGAAAACCATACCGCATTAACTTTTTAGAATCTTTATAAGCCTGCTCGTACTCCTGATTTCCAAGTGACTTACCAACCATAATACCTGCGGCCTTTGCAAGACCGGATAACGCACCGACCATCAGACACTGGATTGGCGAAGTCATTGTCATCGCCGCACACTGCTTTGTTCCAATGTTTCCATAAATTCCAGAGTAAATATTTTCCCCAAGGCTCCACATAAATTCACATGCCAATAGTGGCAGCAAAATTTTTGCATAGGAAAGATACTCTGCCTTTTGAAAATGAAGGTCAAATGCAAGCCGTATATTCTTTTTTCTAAGCATAAAAAACAGAAAAATATAGGTAAGAATACATCCTAGAATCTGGGAGATTACGCTTGCAATTGCAGCCCCTGTCACACCGAGTTCCGGGAATCCAAATTTTCCAAAAATAAGGACATAGTTGAGTGCCGTATTACAAATCAGTGATGTAATACTTGCAATCAACGGAAATACCGCTGCTTCCATACAACATAACATGGTCTCTGCCATTCCTGCCAACGCTGCCGGGAAAAATGACCACGCATAAATTCTTAAATAGGTTTCTCCAATCTCTCTTGTCGCAAGATCCTTTGTATAACAGCTTAAGATTGGCTGTGTAAAACCAAGCGATATCGCTGTAAAGAAAAAGGCAATTAACATGGCGACTAAGAAGTTGACCCAAAAACTTCTTTGTATCTTTTTTTCCTTTTTCTGTCCGATATACTGGGAAATCATGATTGCTGCGGCTGCCGTAACGGCTCCTAGTACCACTCCGTGGATGGATGCAAATTTTCCACCTAATCCGATACCAGAAATACTTTCACTGCCAAGCTGTCCAATCATGACCTGGTCTACAATGCTAAACGACGCTTTTAGCATACATTGAACCGTAACCGGAAGTGCAATCTTAAGAATACTATCTAAAAAAGAATTTTTTGTCATGCTGCCCTTCTCCTCTTCTTTTTCTTCGATACCATTATATTCTTATTTCTATTGCAATTCTCACTTAAAAATCTTATAATACTAACACAAAACTATTATTTTAAGGAGTCGTAATCGAATGAAACACACAGCACAGCCTCATCCGGACAAGGAACCTGTCATTCTTCCGGACGGGCAGGAGGTAAAAACACATGGAAGTGCCACCATCCCCTTTGCGGTTTACCGTGGCGTTATCCCAGATTTCATGCCTTCCTATCCGCTTCATTATCACGAAGAAATCGAGTTTATCTACTGTGTTTCGGGCAGTGGCATCATCAGCGTGGACGGCACTGACTGCCTCATTTCACCAAAAGAAATCGCCGTCATTTTGCCGAACCAGATTCATTCCATCACATCTGTAAACGAACCCTTTGAGTATTATAATGTTCTGTTTCGCTTTTCGATGTTAGAGCAGGAACAGGAGGATAATTTTATCTATCAGGAATACTTTGCACCGTTTGCAAACGGAAGCGAATCCGTTTTTCCTTTGCAAAAGAAAGACAGCCCTTCGTGTGTCGAAATGACAATGCACCTTCTCCCGCTTATCCGTGAACAAAACAATGTTACCATTTTAACAATCAAATCACATCTTTTTGCATTGATGGCAAGCTTATGTGAGATTGCGGTTCCATCCGCACAACACGCCACCTACAACGAAAAGGCACGTACTTTTTTAAGAACGGTGATTCCCTACATCAATACACACTTTTGTGAACAGATTCCGATTTCTGACATCAGCACGCTCTGCGGTTACAGCGAAAGTCACTTCATGAAACTGTTCCGGGACTTGACCGGCACAAGTTTTTCGCAATATCTGATTCATTTTCGCCTGGAAAAAGCCGCATATCTGTTGCGGACAACCCAAAAATCGGTTCTTGAAATCGCAACCCTATGCGGCTTTTCTAATGCATCCTACTTTACAAGGGCCTTTCTAAAACAATATCATAAAAAGCCCTCTGACTATCGGAAATTTTATTAAATTTCGAATCGGTCCATAATCTGAACCATGGTCTGAACCTGTGCGGTCTGCTCCTGGCTGACTGCCGCAGTTTCCTCCGATGCCGCAGAGTTGTTGTCGACAATCTCTGCCACACGCATGATGCTCTCATCAATCTTTTTGATACCCTCGGCTTCTTTTTGTAAGGAGTCTGCCATGTCAATCATCTTTTCCGTTGCATCCTTGGCACCCACCATGACCTCACTCATATTGGCAACTGCTTCGTCTGCGATTACAATGCCTTTTTCAACGGCCTCGATGGTGTCCTCAATCAGTTTTGTGGTCTCACCAGCCGCCCGTGTCGACTGTTCTGCAAGATCTTTTACCTGCTCGGCAACAACTGCAAATCCTCTTCCTGCCTCTCCTGCTCTTGCAGCTTCAATGGATGCATTTAGTGATAAGAGATTCGTCTGGCTTGCAATATCTTCAATGGTTCCGATAATGGTTTTAATCTCCTCGGAACGACGGCTGATTTCGCCGATTGCCTCTTTTAACTCCTGCATCTTGCTGTTGTTCTCCAGCAATACATTGCCGGCCTGCTGTGAAATCTGTGCTGTAACCTGTGCCTCCTTAGTCTTTTCTTCCATTCTCTTTGCAATCTGATCCACCATCTCAGACACCTCAGAAACTTTACCGGACTGTACCGTACATCCTTCCGCCAAATCAGTCGCAGCCTGCGCCAACTGTTCTGAACCAGCATCAATCTCTTTGGATGCATCCTGAATTGTCGATAAAGCACTCTTTGTACTCTCGATAATCTGATGCATGGAATCCTTGATTGCAACAAACTCACCCACATATGCTTCTTTTAATTCTACCTGATAATTTCCTTTTGCCATCAAATCTAATACATGGGAAAGCTCCGATATCATCTTTGTGAAATTATCGTTCATGAAAAGGATTGCGCCAACCATCTTACCAACTTCCGAATCGTCCGGCTGT
Above is a genomic segment from Roseburia sp. 831b containing:
- a CDS encoding IS110 family transposase, whose protein sequence is MSFKILKNNCCGLDVHKTWIYACIGITDSLKRTEYKEARFSSFTKGLQELCDWLSKYNCTDVCMESTGKYWIPVFNVLEKNNIWVTLSHPKYTKPQKGNKTDRKDAKWICDLYMCGMVKPSFIPPADIRELRDLVRYRFKLTCMITGEKNRAHNCLTVSNLKLDDVFSDIFGKSSRSITEQILQHPGETFDVSPFVDSRCKTPTEEIQAAVDGAISKQQAVKLRQCLNHIDELEMHKVEIEREIFRLSDKYESILNLIRTVPGFDKTPMTAIQVLSEIGGDMSVFPTAKNLISWAGCCPRNDQSNHKIKSTRISRAGSYFKPVLVQVANALIKSKKHPEFTNRYRRIKARRGHKKAIIAICRMILTAIWHILTDLKPYTPEGFLESRPVNKSKVLTTSQALNLMKQRGYIIKDDVVPVT
- a CDS encoding MATE family efflux transporter, with the translated sequence MSTIGKKSMDMTQGPLWNKILIFALPLAASSILQQLFNSVDTAVVGRFASSQALAAVGSNSSFISLLINLFIGISLGSNVVIAHYIGQKAEQNIQAAIHTAIVVALLSGFFVMVLGQFIARPVLLLMGTPEDVIDLAVLYLRIYLIGMPFMMLYDFGSSILRSTGDSRRPLYSLIVAGVVNTVLNLILVIVFHLGVSGVAIATVISNIVSSGIILYVLLHEQEPIRLEWKKLAINVKEFKKILTIGIPAGLQGMMFSIANVCIQSAINSFGSEAVAGSAAALNYEFFSYFMVNAFAQATVTFTSQNYGAGEQDRCKKIFRISMLFAMVSCGFLSSIFVLNRGFFLRLYSTDSRVLVYANQRLLIATTLELLTAVYEVSAGAMRGLGHSLLPAIITFLGSCVLRLIWIATMCHRVHEFWVLMIIYPISWVITGIAMMIAYTITKKKSFR
- a CDS encoding MFS transporter; translation: MKLSYKATTYACFMGYVVQAIVNSFVPLLFVTFQKSYGIPLSEITLLITINFVIQLLVDMLSAGFIDKIGYRASVILAHIFAALGLGLLTVLPEVFENSFVGILLSVSVYAIGGGLLEVLVSPIIEACPTDNKESAMSLLHSFYCWGCTGVVLLSTIFFSLFGTGNWKILTLFWLLIPIGNLILFTKVPIYSLQEEGECGMSFVELVKEKTFWFLMVMMLCAGAAEQSVSQWASTFAEEGLGITKTVGDLVGPMSLSILMGLSRLLYGKYGEKLDLDRFMKASSFLCILSYLGIALVPFPMVELICCGICGFSVGILWPGTFSKASASLRRGGTVLFAMLALAGDLGCSGGPTLVGFVSSAWNNNLRAGILAGIVFPTLLFAGLSFSGKRQKNEK
- a CDS encoding DUF5808 domain-containing protein; translation: MINLIYFVTMYPILILFYFVIKWTYKTEKDSLFAVTMKPEWKETKEVQQVISDFKKEMKRDFWILMLVPFTSLLTRHFSIQTTIWMIWLFASIVIMYVPFAKGNKKLKEWKKEHNVYEEASMEKYVELKAAGGIRRVSFFPFFLPTLLGFVAVGLDGIFPYLYQYWYSTAMIPEKGVSIAALEIAACSIIFWICAVVMDRQPAEVISSDSDVNVNYARAKKNVWKNFWLICVWGNTGFTITIVLASFFTENAVTILIFGAILYAVIILVLAILLIRSLQHIEKHYEAKHDMTSVTDEDDNWIFGMFYYNPGDKRTVVNKKVGIGTTLNMATPIGKVTSIFTTIVLLALPVLCIWLISEEFTPIHLDIKDDTLRAVHLRTEYQIDTDDIENLKMITELPKWSKSEGTGMDNLEKGTYYIRNVGKCQVFLNPQNSEFLYFQADGTDYYMSGYDDVQTEAIYETLQNK
- a CDS encoding GntR family transcriptional regulator; amino-acid sequence: MILSINEMSEIPIYQQLRNQIVLGISDGRLSPGEQLPTVRALAEEIGINSMTVNKAYALLKQEGYIYADRRNGARVRLEFPQSKQLSEKSRELLQQIVSEAKVCGMTKEDFFTECEKIFGE
- a CDS encoding MATE family efflux transporter, which encodes MTKNSFLDSILKIALPVTVQCMLKASFSIVDQVMIGQLGSESISGIGLGGKFASIHGVVLGAVTAAAAIMISQYIGQKKEKKIQRSFWVNFLVAMLIAFFFTAISLGFTQPILSCYTKDLATREIGETYLRIYAWSFFPAALAGMAETMLCCMEAAVFPLIASITSLICNTALNYVLIFGKFGFPELGVTGAAIASVISQILGCILTYIFLFFMLRKKNIRLAFDLHFQKAEYLSYAKILLPLLACEFMWSLGENIYSGIYGNIGTKQCAAMTMTSPIQCLMVGALSGLAKAAGIMVGKSLGNQEYEQAYKDSKKLMRYGFLASVVLSVVLLLAGKQYTNIYNVEPEVRQICYQLLIVFAIVCPIKVQNMILGGGILRSGGKTNYVLGIDLIGTWGFGVPLGLISAFVLKLPIPAVYFILSLEEGVRLFLSYFLFHKKIWMQKI
- a CDS encoding AraC family transcriptional regulator; the protein is MKHTAQPHPDKEPVILPDGQEVKTHGSATIPFAVYRGVIPDFMPSYPLHYHEEIEFIYCVSGSGIISVDGTDCLISPKEIAVILPNQIHSITSVNEPFEYYNVLFRFSMLEQEQEDNFIYQEYFAPFANGSESVFPLQKKDSPSCVEMTMHLLPLIREQNNVTILTIKSHLFALMASLCEIAVPSAQHATYNEKARTFLRTVIPYINTHFCEQIPISDISTLCGYSESHFMKLFRDLTGTSFSQYLIHFRLEKAAYLLRTTQKSVLEIATLCGFSNASYFTRAFLKQYHKKPSDYRKFY
- a CDS encoding methyl-accepting chemotaxis protein, with translation MMKKKKQQEAEQWEQRQTGQAASMRKIVKAIYTIVGIGIGCLVLFMAFNITLNLDAKKQLRSTNYLDQYRLGSKTLTSEVQSYCVTGDQSYYDAYLKELNEDKNRDIAWEGLKKCGLKDSEWAELEHIAELSNGLVPIEEEACEKASNGDTEGATALVFGDSYEQTVQEINSTTNQCISDIQDRMANRQTVLGILMIVSMLIFVVSFVLIVKGIAYAINFSRKELLLPIVKVSEQMEELAQGRFENKMDLQPDDSEVGKMVGAILFMNDNFTKMISELSHVLDLMAKGNYQVELKEAYVGEFVAIKDSMHQIIESTKSALSTIQDASKEIDAGSEQLAQAATDLAEGCTVQSGKVSEVSEMVDQIAKRMEEKTKEAQVTAQISQQAGNVLLENNSKMQELKEAIGEISRRSEEIKTIIGTIEDIASQTNLLSLNASIEAARAGEAGRGFAVVAEQVKDLAEQSTRAAGETTKLIEDTIEAVEKGIVIADEAVANMSEVMVGAKDATEKMIDMADSLQKEAEGIKKIDESIMRVAEIVDNNSAASEETAAVSQEQTAQVQTMVQIMDRFEI